CGGCGCCTGTTTGAGAACGGCATCATGGTAAAGGACGGTTCTGCCATGGAGCGCCTGGCGACGATTGATACAGCGGTGTTCGACAAGACCGGAACGCTCACGCTCGGCCAGCCCCGGCTGGTCAATGCATCGTCGATCGATCCGGCCATGCTGGCAGTCGCGGGAGACATGGCTACGCATTCCCGCCATCCTTTTTCAAAGGCCATAGCCGGTTTTGCCCATCCCGGCGGGCAGTACAAATTTGATGCCGTCACCGAGCATCCAGGGTTTGGAATCGAAGCCACTGGAGCCGGAAGCACCTGGCGGCTAGGCCGACGCGGATGGGCTGGATGGAGAGCCCGGACCGGTGGTGAAGGCAAACATGGCGGAACCGTGCTGACAAAAGACGGGTTCATTGTCGCGACCTTCGATTTTGAGGACGCGCTGCGCGCAGACGCCAAGGCGGCGATCGGGCAATTGAGCCATGCCGGGGTGTCAGTGGAAATGCTGTCGGGCGATACTGCGGGTGCCTGCGGTGAAGTCGCAGAAATGCTGGGTGTCAAGGACTTCGTTCCGTGCCTGCTGCCATCCGGCAAGGTCGAGCGCATCGAGACCCTGGCGAAAGACGGACACAAGGTTCTGATGGTTGGCGACGGCCTCAACGACACGCCGGCGCTCAGCGCGGCGCATGTCTCGATCGCTCCAGCTACCGCCGCCGACATTGGCCGCAATGCCGCCGACTTCGTATTCCTGCGCGAAAGCCTTCTGGCAGTGCCTCTCGCGCTGGACGTCTCGCGCAAGGCGGGACACCTGATCCGCCAGAACATCGCGATTGCGATCGTCTACAATGCGGTGGCAGTACCAATCGCCATCCTCGGGCACGCCACGCCTTTGTTAGCGGCGATTGCCATGTCTGCCTCATCGGTGCTTGTTATTGGAAACGCATTGCGCTTGCACGGCTTCGGGGCGAATGCGACGCTGCAAGTTATTCAAAAAGTCGGACGCTCCGCAGTCAGCTATTCGGCATAATCCTCGTGACGACGTTGCTCTATCTCATACCAGTGGCCCTTTTTCTGGGTGCACTGGGTGTGTCCGGCTTCGTCTGGGCATTGCGAAGCGGTCAATACGAAGATCTCGACGGAGCCGCCGAGCGGATACTAATTGATCGGGACGACAAACCGGAACGCTGATTTCAATCCGCTGTGCATAAGATGCGCGGATCGCGCTCGTCAGTCGAGCCGGCTCGGTCGGGAACAAGCTGTCCATGCTCCATGCTCCATGCTCCATGACCATCTTGACCTAAGCTGCACACTACATTTGTGAAAAGCCTCTGTCGTGCGAAGGACTGCCTCCCATTGCACCCAGTATGAGGCGGCTGATGCCACGAGAGTACCTCGCGTGGCCGGACGAGAGCTTGGCCATGTGCGCACGGGTTCCAAAGTGGAACGTCACGGTCGATCACCTGACCGTGAACCGCCAGTGCCGATTGGTCATGTCTGGCTGATCCAGATCAGGGTCATACTCATCGGTGTGTTCTATTGACCAGTCTTCGACGGAGAAATGCATGACTTACGGAAAGATTGGTCGTCATTATCAGCACCTTCACGGTTCTGGGTTTTCTGTCGTGTGGTCGGCCATGCCTTGTGCTTACGGCGCAGCCATTAGCTGACCGGCGTCGTGTGTATCTCGCTTGCTGGCTGACCATCCGCGTGGCTGCGCGGACACGGGGGCCGATCAACAGCTTTCGCCTTTGATGGGTTGTGTGCGTCGAAAGTGGCCTTCTTTGGGCTGACTTCGTAGAAATGTTCCAGGGCTCGCATCCAGCGCCGAAGATCCTCGTGATGTCAACGTGCTGCGGAGCATCATCGGGGTTGGGACGTGCGTTTTCGAGATCGATCAACCGTCCGAAGTTGATCATTGGTTCGAGTGACGCGCGCTATTTCGACGACTATGTCGCCGCGTGGGCTTTGCTCTATCGGCGACTGAATTGCAAGGACATCGACATCGAAGCCATGCAGCAGGTTCTTGATGAGATATGCGCGGTCGTGGATAAAAGTTTCCGCTACCTTGGCTGGGATGACGAGAGAGAGCGCTACGTTCGATACCCTCGCAAGAGAGCCCGCTTCGACGTCGTGGAGCGTGAGTAGTATGCGCAAGGGTTCCAGGTGGAATGTGGCGATCGATGCGGCGCGGCCGTGGCTGACCAGCGTCGCGAGTGTCTCGCTTGCTGGCGGCGATCTGCGCGGCTGCGCGGCCAAAGGGCGGGATCGGTTAGCCGCATCCACCTCTGAGCGCTTTGAGTGCTTCGTTGCCGATCGATGCGAATCTCCCGGCCCAGCGCCTTTAGGCAATGCGGCGGCCACGGAGCTCATGTCACTCGGCTCAGTTCCACCGTTACACGAGGATAGGCGACCGGATGGCGGCACGCTGATGGGCTCTGACGATAATTTTGACATCGTTGTCGTTGGAGCCGGCCCGGTCGGCCTTTCGTTCGCTGCGTCGCTTGCCCAAAGCGAACTCAAGGTGGCAGTTGTTGAACAGAACACATTCGATAGTCTGGCGAATCCGGCTTTCGATGGTCGCGAAATCGCGCTGACCAACGCTTCGATCAGAACCCTTCGCGAGCTCGGCGCCTGGGATGTCATCCCGGCTTCGGACAAATCAGCACTTCAAGGCGCGCGCGTGCTCAACGGCTCGAGCGCATTCGCTCTTCGTTTCGATCCTCCCAGCAACTCTGGAGAACCGCTGGGGGTTTTGGTTCCAAATTGCCGGATCCGCGAGGCGCTGTTCAAAATCGTCCGCTTGCAGGATCGCGCCCGGCTGTTGTGCGGCCACTCGGTCGTCGATGCAACAAACAGCCAAGAAGGAGCAGTCGTAACGCTCTCTAATGGCGCGCGTTTAACTGCTCGGCTGGTTGTTGCCGCGGATTCGCGTTTGTCCGCCACGCGTGATCTGCTAGGCATCGGCGCCGATATCAACCGGCTTGGCCACTCGATGCTGATTTGCCGAGTGAGGCACGAGCGCGCCCACCACCAGATCGCCATCGAATGGTTCGATCACCATCAGACGATAGCGATGTTGCCCCTCGCGGAGGGCATGTCGTCGCTGCTGCTCACATTGCGCTCAAACGAGGCCTATAGACTGCTTGCCTTCGATGATGATTTGTTCCTGTCGGAGTTGACGAAACGGTGTCGAGGGCGCCTTGGAAAAATGACCTTGGCAAGCAAGCGCCACACCTATCCGCTGGTCACGACCTGGGCGCACAAATTCCGGGCGCCGAGCGCCGCACTCATCGGCGACGCTGCCATCGGCATGCACCCGGTGACCGCTCACGGATTCAACATCGGTCTCAGCAGCCAGAAGCAACTCGCCCGTGGAATCATGACTGCGTGCCGCGACGGCCGCAATGTTGGCGACCCCGACATGCTGCATATATACGAAAGGCGGCTGCGCCTGTCGGCGGCGCCGCTCTACCATGCAACGAACATATTGATTGGACTCTACTCCAGAGACCACCTGGCGGCACGGCTTGCAAGGCATCTGGGGCTTCGCTTTGCCCAACATGTTCCCCTTGTCCGGCATGGGATATCGGCGGAGCTCCAGCGGTGATACTGCACCAGCAGTCGCATTTTTGCGCGTGCTGGGCGAGCGATGGGAGAGAGTGCATGATGCACCGGAGTAATCCTGCTCCCCGACGCTGATCTCCGATTGAAGAATTAACCCGTCCTTCAGGGGGGCTGCATAGGCTGCGGACAAGCAGGAGTAAG
This region of Mesorhizobium sp. M2A.F.Ca.ET.046.03.2.1 genomic DNA includes:
- the ubiM gene encoding 5-demethoxyubiquinol-8 5-hydroxylase UbiM, yielding MMGSDDNFDIVVVGAGPVGLSFAASLAQSELKVAVVEQNTFDSLANPAFDGREIALTNASIRTLRELGAWDVIPASDKSALQGARVLNGSSAFALRFDPPSNSGEPLGVLVPNCRIREALFKIVRLQDRARLLCGHSVVDATNSQEGAVVTLSNGARLTARLVVAADSRLSATRDLLGIGADINRLGHSMLICRVRHERAHHQIAIEWFDHHQTIAMLPLAEGMSSLLLTLRSNEAYRLLAFDDDLFLSELTKRCRGRLGKMTLASKRHTYPLVTTWAHKFRAPSAALIGDAAIGMHPVTAHGFNIGLSSQKQLARGIMTACRDGRNVGDPDMLHIYERRLRLSAAPLYHATNILIGLYSRDHLAARLARHLGLRFAQHVPLVRHGISAELQR
- the ccoS gene encoding cbb3-type cytochrome oxidase assembly protein CcoS codes for the protein MTTLLYLIPVALFLGALGVSGFVWALRSGQYEDLDGAAERILIDRDDKPER